From one Acidobacteriota bacterium genomic stretch:
- a CDS encoding YicC family protein, translated as MKSMTGFGRGFESSDDFAVTVEIKTVNNRFLDINLRLGTELQALESTIKRQIGNRLSRGRVDVNLTYERTSQINYELNRPMIAGFLAAMKQMQDEFALSGEPDINVVARLPNVLVPKKDDLDEHFIVGVERAVNFAIDDLEKMRRNEGGMLKNELAFRLSEIENRIPAIETEAGGVAEEFRQRLTKKITEMLARTESQIDIDQGRLAQEIAFMADRSDISEEIQRLRSHIEQFRQIVDEETEVGKRLDFLTQELNREANTIASKTNNLVVKENALAIKSEIEKIREQVQNVE; from the coding sequence ATGAAATCAATGACCGGATTCGGCCGCGGCTTTGAATCGAGCGACGATTTTGCCGTGACAGTCGAGATAAAAACCGTAAACAACCGTTTTCTAGATATCAATCTGCGGCTTGGAACCGAACTGCAGGCGCTCGAATCGACGATCAAGCGCCAGATCGGCAATCGGCTCTCGCGCGGCCGCGTGGACGTCAACCTGACCTACGAACGCACGTCGCAGATCAATTACGAATTGAACCGACCGATGATCGCCGGGTTTCTTGCGGCAATGAAGCAGATGCAGGACGAGTTCGCGCTTTCGGGAGAGCCCGACATCAACGTCGTCGCGCGTCTCCCCAACGTGCTCGTGCCGAAAAAGGACGACCTCGATGAACATTTCATCGTCGGAGTCGAACGCGCGGTAAATTTTGCGATCGACGATCTCGAGAAGATGCGCCGGAACGAGGGCGGAATGCTCAAAAACGAACTCGCTTTTCGACTCTCGGAGATCGAAAACCGGATCCCGGCGATCGAGACCGAAGCGGGCGGGGTCGCCGAGGAATTTCGTCAGCGGCTGACAAAAAAGATCACCGAAATGCTGGCGCGAACCGAATCGCAGATCGACATCGATCAGGGACGCCTGGCGCAGGAAATCGCTTTTATGGCAGACCGTAGCGATATCTCCGAAGAGATCCAACGCCTGCGAAGCCATATCGAGCAGTTTCGGCAGATCGTCGATGAAGAAACCGAGGTCGGCAAGCGGCTCGACTTTCTGACGCAGGAACTAAACCGCGAAGCGAACACGATCGCTTCGAAGACCAACAATCTCGTCGTCAAGGAGAATGCCCTGGCGATCAAGAGCGAGATCGAGAAGATTCGCGAACAGGTTCAGAATGTCGAATGA
- a CDS encoding SRPBCC family protein — protein sequence MSVDVQAEVVIARPREVVAGFMFDPKSDRLWMTGFSKVFPMQSGPLVKGAKVERIGAFLNRQFSAVYFVTDAEEGKFVEMTTDEPFEMKFRYELADEGEGATRVRLRIQSFGELRYSLPIPMFKKAVDEKLTEEAKRLKKRLEEGD from the coding sequence ATGTCAGTTGATGTTCAAGCGGAAGTAGTCATCGCCCGGCCGCGCGAAGTTGTCGCCGGCTTTATGTTCGATCCGAAAAGCGATCGTTTATGGATGACGGGATTTTCAAAAGTGTTTCCGATGCAGTCCGGGCCGCTCGTGAAAGGCGCCAAGGTCGAGCGTATCGGCGCGTTTCTTAACCGGCAGTTTTCAGCGGTCTATTTCGTGACGGACGCAGAAGAAGGGAAATTCGTCGAGATGACGACCGACGAGCCTTTCGAGATGAAATTCAGGTACGAGCTTGCTGACGAAGGCGAAGGCGCGACACGCGTCCGATTGCGGATCCAATCGTTCGGCGAACTGCGGTACAGTCTTCCGATCCCGATGTTCAAGAAGGCTGTCGACGAGAAACTGACCGAGGAAGCAAAGCGGCTCAAAAAACGGCTTGAAGAGGGCGATTGA
- a CDS encoding ABC transporter ATP-binding protein → MPQTNLTLQTDVLARRVDLSFVTGKSIVKFLPTMSDFKRLLRYLKPYWLTFVVAIIAMVFAAAFETAIGALLVPIFDQFLTNSAQKSKTLFDLHSLIPKNDWFRAWIMISILLFSFTILKGIAEYSSSYLMAKIGQSAVLNLRRELYDHLLRQSTDFFEKHRTNYLVSRLANSCASIEWAVSANLRDVLRESFMLIFFITAAFFFNWRLMLGALVIGPIVGGLTSKFSKKLRKLAEETFEGTKLLTDTAQETLANQTIVKAYRADEREKARFTRIAAVIARANLHSARLSALSPPTIEIIGIAAMIVLFYFGLREINAGRLEASQFFTFLFFLFRSYDPMRKISRQHNEITKAFAAAKDVWDVLDENEILPEKKNAVKLAALTDKIELRSLSFNYRNSEKQILDDVSLSIPKGQMIAFVGESGGGKSSLIKLVQRLYDPTDGAITWDGIDLRDASLESLRRQIALVTQETVLFNDTIRYNITYGRPDATDEELREAARVAFAADFIDELPQKYDTIVGERGIFLSGGQRQRIAIARAVMTQAPVLILDEATSALDAESERLVQKALANLMENKTSIVIAHRLSTIRRANRIVVMERGRIKESGTHAELLAKGGIYKKLYELQFAEEDEDL, encoded by the coding sequence ATGCCACAAACCAATTTGACGTTGCAAACCGATGTTCTCGCGCGCCGCGTTGATTTGAGTTTTGTGACCGGCAAAAGTATAGTCAAGTTTTTGCCGACGATGAGCGATTTCAAGCGACTTCTAAGATATCTCAAGCCGTACTGGCTGACGTTCGTCGTCGCGATCATCGCGATGGTCTTCGCCGCCGCGTTCGAAACCGCGATCGGCGCACTGCTCGTTCCGATCTTCGACCAGTTCCTTACGAACTCGGCGCAAAAATCGAAAACGCTCTTCGATCTTCACAGCCTGATTCCCAAGAACGACTGGTTTCGGGCGTGGATAATGATCTCGATCCTGCTCTTCAGTTTTACGATCCTGAAAGGCATTGCCGAGTATTCATCTTCGTATTTAATGGCGAAGATCGGGCAGTCGGCCGTTCTTAATCTTCGCCGGGAACTCTATGATCATCTACTGCGGCAATCGACGGATTTCTTTGAGAAACACCGGACCAACTATCTCGTTTCGCGACTCGCGAACAGTTGCGCGTCGATCGAATGGGCGGTCTCGGCGAATCTGCGCGACGTTCTGCGCGAGAGCTTTATGCTCATCTTCTTCATCACGGCGGCGTTCTTCTTCAATTGGCGTCTGATGCTCGGAGCGCTCGTCATCGGTCCGATCGTTGGCGGATTGACCTCGAAATTCAGCAAGAAGCTTCGAAAATTGGCGGAAGAAACGTTTGAAGGGACCAAACTCCTGACCGACACCGCGCAGGAAACCCTCGCGAATCAAACGATCGTCAAGGCTTACCGGGCGGATGAGCGGGAAAAAGCCCGATTTACGCGGATTGCAGCCGTCATCGCGCGCGCCAATCTCCATTCGGCGAGGCTTTCGGCGCTCTCGCCGCCGACGATCGAGATCATCGGCATCGCCGCGATGATCGTCCTTTTCTATTTCGGCTTGCGCGAAATCAACGCCGGACGGCTCGAAGCGTCGCAGTTTTTTACGTTTTTGTTCTTTTTGTTCAGAAGTTACGATCCGATGCGCAAGATCTCGCGGCAGCATAATGAGATCACGAAGGCGTTCGCGGCCGCGAAAGACGTTTGGGACGTTCTCGACGAAAACGAAATTCTTCCGGAGAAGAAAAACGCCGTAAAACTGGCGGCGCTAACGGACAAGATCGAACTTCGCTCGCTTTCGTTCAATTATCGAAACTCGGAAAAGCAGATACTGGATGATGTGTCCTTGTCGATCCCCAAAGGACAGATGATCGCGTTCGTCGGCGAAAGCGGCGGCGGGAAATCCTCGCTCATTAAACTCGTCCAGCGCCTGTACGACCCGACCGACGGGGCGATCACCTGGGACGGCATCGATCTCCGGGACGCGAGCCTGGAGAGCCTTCGACGGCAGATCGCCCTCGTCACCCAGGAAACAGTCCTTTTCAACGACACGATCCGCTACAACATCACCTACGGCCGCCCGGACGCGACCGATGAGGAACTTCGAGAGGCCGCGCGCGTCGCATTCGCCGCGGATTTTATCGACGAATTGCCGCAGAAGTACGACACTATCGTCGGCGAACGCGGGATCTTTCTTTCCGGCGGCCAGCGCCAGCGGATCGCGATCGCTCGCGCCGTGATGACCCAAGCGCCGGTGCTGATCCTCGACGAAGCAACCTCCGCGCTCGACGCCGAAAGCGAACGGCTGGTACAGAAGGCGCTCGCGAATCTGATGGAGAACAAGACCTCGATCGTCATCGCGCACCGGCTTTCAACGATCCGCCGCGCGAACCGGATCGTCGTGATGGAACGCGGCCGGATCAAGGAATCGGGGACGCACGCCGAACTGCTTGCGAAAGGCGGCATTTACAAGAAACTATACGAGCTGCAGTTCGCGGAAGAAGACGAAGATCTTTGA
- a CDS encoding OmpA family protein, producing MRKLKSLQLIVAVASFLIGSVSVLGQVDVARQTTAITYPLDEIVYVQFRGTTRFPRMKGEAKVKRTSKNGTEIELSVSKMPRPFELGAGYATYVLWAVSPDGQIDNLGEIRRRGTFEFDSKISVTTPMQTFALIITAEPHFLVRRPSQAIMLENLSPYTLTGVTISTTRSVQYFGNTSDYFRDARTPEIAEVDYQKTPSTILQARQAVALAKFSGASRDAVEELQAAETLLQNAEKAWQAERPEESVDIAARQAVSAGVKAEQTAIARKDAREKRNERIRQDAEIRQAEDKYLEAQNEITRLKDELARELRNRELSERDVSNVSDQIKDLREENGRLREEIGKLKVENDGYKKRLADAEAEKQLIREQQEKDNRTQQILSNQPLLVESLKRVGTVRQTERGIVVTLPETFWFGPRVSSVKAASITKMNDLAAILAGNPDYRILIESHTDSQGTAEELLTLTQERAQAISDKLVSLGTEAQRIEVRGYGATIPIASNNTAANRAKNRRVDIILNLIK from the coding sequence ATGAGAAAACTAAAGAGCTTGCAGCTGATCGTCGCCGTCGCGTCGTTTTTGATCGGATCGGTCTCGGTCCTCGGACAGGTCGATGTCGCACGTCAGACGACGGCGATCACGTACCCGCTCGACGAGATCGTTTATGTTCAGTTTCGCGGGACAACGCGTTTTCCGCGGATGAAGGGCGAGGCGAAAGTGAAACGGACGAGCAAGAACGGCACCGAGATCGAGCTCTCGGTGTCGAAGATGCCGCGCCCCTTCGAACTCGGCGCGGGTTATGCGACCTACGTCCTGTGGGCGGTTTCGCCGGACGGGCAGATCGACAATCTCGGTGAGATCCGGCGCCGTGGGACCTTTGAGTTTGATTCGAAGATCTCGGTGACGACGCCGATGCAGACGTTCGCTTTGATCATCACCGCCGAACCGCATTTTCTCGTCCGGCGGCCGAGCCAGGCGATCATGCTCGAGAATTTGAGTCCGTATACCTTGACCGGCGTGACGATCTCGACGACACGCTCCGTACAGTATTTCGGCAACACGAGCGACTATTTCCGTGACGCGCGCACTCCCGAGATCGCCGAAGTCGATTATCAGAAGACGCCTTCAACGATACTCCAGGCGCGGCAAGCCGTTGCACTGGCAAAGTTCTCGGGCGCCTCGCGCGATGCAGTCGAAGAACTTCAAGCGGCCGAAACGCTGCTTCAGAACGCCGAGAAGGCCTGGCAGGCGGAGCGTCCCGAGGAATCCGTCGACATTGCCGCACGGCAGGCGGTGTCGGCAGGCGTCAAAGCCGAGCAGACAGCGATCGCCCGCAAGGACGCGCGCGAAAAGCGCAACGAACGGATTCGTCAGGATGCGGAGATCCGCCAAGCCGAAGACAAATACCTCGAAGCCCAGAACGAGATCACGCGGCTCAAGGACGAGTTGGCGCGCGAGTTGCGCAACCGCGAACTGAGCGAACGCGACGTGTCGAATGTCTCGGATCAGATCAAGGACCTGCGCGAAGAGAATGGAAGGCTTCGCGAAGAGATCGGTAAGCTGAAAGTGGAGAACGATGGCTACAAAAAACGCCTGGCCGACGCCGAAGCGGAAAAACAGCTGATCCGCGAGCAGCAGGAAAAAGACAATCGGACCCAGCAAATCCTTTCGAATCAACCGCTTCTCGTCGAATCGCTGAAGCGCGTCGGAACGGTTCGGCAGACGGAACGCGGAATCGTCGTGACGCTTCCTGAGACCTTTTGGTTCGGTCCGCGCGTGAGTTCGGTCAAGGCCGCGTCGATCACGAAAATGAACGATCTCGCCGCGATTCTCGCGGGCAATCCGGATTACAGGATACTGATCGAATCGCACACAGACAGCCAGGGAACGGCCGAAGAATTGCTGACGCTGACTCAGGAACGCGCTCAGGCGATCTCCGACAAGCTCGTCAGTCTCGGAACCGAAGCCCAGCGGATCGAGGTCCGCGGCTATGGCGCGACGATCCCGATCGCGAGCAATAATACCGCCGCAAACCGTGCGAAGAACCGCCGCGTTGACATTATTCTTAACCTGATCAAGTAA
- a CDS encoding S8 family serine peptidase yields the protein MKLSVRVGVVFVIVSAVAVLGIVLSMGPKVKAQSDIPDRFAKFATPDDVTDAIRSRESSLYRVSTGDFGKRAAAAGLGRIVEDYGSFVIVASRSAKLAGPDVQQLETTVNLPNARFDPLEDDRFETVKPGDRSVSEIPGGGYFIVQFAATVTDEWLESIEDAGGEVLQYLPHQSFFVYAENSAIVRIAEHSRVRWVGRYLPGDKLAPEVRNFAANAVNGRATFDVAVFKRANLESVAGTIENGGAKIVNSIKLPSNFFNVLRIEAPVDSLDSLAAIPDVVRIDQYERPRIEDERAAQIVAGNYSSTTVISAPGYNPLAQFGVNGSNVTVSVVDDGVNVPGNGGFYVTSGNTVNGPLRGAASGATGGHGHINASIIAGSTPFGALDPTGYNYGLGVSPNANILNIPLLVSGYTGTELDTYNDTVTTAGPNGIFGSISNNSWGNGTNGNVYDSYTAQFDGFVQDTSTGASIDPITLVFSAGNSGPGTLSLTRPKASKNSIVVGNSENIRTELGSTGADNMDDLRSSSSRGPTSDGRVKPDIVAPGTVITGSRAGTCGSVSSCFDANHAYSTGTSHAAPQVAGAAALFTQFWKNNNSGVNPSPALIKASVINTGQEMNGATTNTATVPNGNEGWGRINLKNMFDSTVPIKRVNQTVNFSNAGETVVYAGTVASASKPVRISLVWTDPPAATTPALINNLDLTVQIGASTYRGNVFSGGSSTTGGANSTIDNVENVFLPAGIPAGTAVTITVSAAALNGNGILGNADATDQHFALVAYNFSEAAVNRPAPVDFDGDDKTDISIFRPSVGEWWYLRSVDGGNRAFQFGTSNDKLVPGDFTGDGKTDIAFWRPSNANWYVLRSENSTFYSFPFGAANDVPLPYDFDGDGKADAGIFRPSNATWYVSKSSGGTTIQQFGLATDIPAVGDYDGDGKADIAIYRPSLGQWWIQRSGDNSVFAFSFGSANDKIVQGDYTGDGKADGAFFRPSDGTWYVLRSENFTFFSAPFGLSTDVPSPGDYDGDGKFDFAVFRPGNSTWYIQRSTAGIQIAGFGANGDVSVPSAFVP from the coding sequence ATGAAGTTATCCGTTCGTGTAGGTGTCGTGTTTGTAATCGTTTCGGCGGTCGCCGTTTTGGGCATTGTCCTGTCGATGGGGCCGAAGGTCAAGGCGCAATCGGATATACCGGATCGCTTCGCGAAGTTCGCGACGCCCGACGATGTGACGGACGCCATACGTAGCCGGGAATCGTCGCTCTACCGGGTTTCCACGGGCGATTTCGGCAAGCGCGCCGCCGCCGCCGGACTCGGACGCATCGTGGAGGATTACGGATCTTTCGTGATCGTCGCCTCGCGGTCGGCGAAACTCGCCGGCCCCGACGTTCAGCAACTTGAAACAACGGTCAATCTACCGAACGCGCGATTCGACCCGCTAGAAGACGACCGGTTCGAGACTGTCAAACCCGGCGACCGTTCGGTTTCGGAAATTCCCGGTGGCGGTTACTTCATCGTTCAATTCGCCGCGACGGTGACCGACGAATGGCTTGAAAGCATCGAAGACGCCGGCGGGGAAGTTTTGCAGTATTTGCCGCATCAGTCGTTTTTCGTTTATGCGGAAAATTCCGCGATCGTGCGCATCGCCGAACACTCGCGCGTCCGCTGGGTCGGCAGATATCTTCCGGGCGACAAACTCGCGCCCGAAGTCCGGAATTTTGCAGCGAACGCCGTCAACGGCCGCGCGACGTTCGACGTCGCGGTTTTCAAGCGGGCGAATCTTGAGAGCGTCGCCGGTACGATCGAAAACGGCGGCGCGAAGATCGTGAACTCGATCAAACTCCCGTCCAACTTCTTCAACGTCCTGCGGATCGAAGCGCCTGTGGACTCGCTCGACTCGCTGGCCGCGATACCCGACGTTGTCCGAATCGATCAGTATGAACGGCCGCGGATCGAGGACGAGCGCGCGGCCCAGATCGTCGCCGGCAACTATTCGAGCACGACCGTGATTTCGGCGCCGGGCTACAATCCGCTGGCGCAATTCGGGGTCAATGGCTCAAACGTCACCGTTTCCGTTGTCGATGACGGCGTCAACGTCCCCGGCAACGGCGGATTCTACGTGACGTCGGGCAACACCGTCAACGGCCCGCTCCGCGGCGCGGCGTCGGGCGCGACCGGCGGTCACGGACACATCAACGCGAGCATCATCGCCGGCAGCACGCCGTTCGGCGCGCTTGACCCGACCGGCTACAATTACGGGCTCGGAGTCTCGCCGAACGCGAATATCCTCAACATCCCGCTGTTGGTCTCGGGTTACACGGGAACCGAACTCGATACCTACAACGACACGGTCACGACGGCCGGACCGAACGGAATTTTCGGCAGCATTTCCAACAACAGCTGGGGCAACGGCACGAACGGCAACGTCTACGATTCGTATACGGCGCAGTTCGACGGATTCGTCCAGGACACTTCGACCGGCGCCTCGATCGACCCGATAACACTGGTTTTTTCGGCCGGCAACTCCGGCCCCGGGACACTGTCGCTGACGCGTCCGAAGGCGTCGAAGAACTCGATCGTCGTCGGAAATTCGGAGAATATCCGAACCGAACTTGGTTCGACCGGCGCCGACAATATGGACGACCTGCGCAGTTCGTCGAGCCGCGGCCCGACCTCCGACGGGCGCGTCAAACCCGACATCGTCGCCCCCGGAACGGTCATCACGGGTTCGCGTGCCGGGACCTGCGGCTCGGTCTCGAGCTGCTTCGACGCGAATCACGCCTACAGCACCGGAACGTCGCACGCCGCGCCGCAGGTTGCCGGCGCCGCCGCGCTGTTTACCCAATTTTGGAAGAACAACAACAGCGGCGTGAATCCGAGTCCGGCGCTGATCAAGGCGTCAGTCATCAACACCGGGCAGGAAATGAACGGCGCGACGACGAACACGGCGACGGTCCCCAACGGCAACGAGGGCTGGGGGCGGATAAACCTCAAGAATATGTTCGATTCGACGGTGCCGATCAAACGCGTCAATCAAACGGTCAACTTCTCGAACGCCGGTGAGACTGTCGTTTACGCGGGAACTGTCGCGAGCGCTTCAAAACCCGTTCGGATCAGTCTCGTCTGGACCGATCCGCCGGCGGCCACCACTCCGGCGCTGATCAACAATCTCGATCTGACGGTTCAGATCGGCGCGAGCACGTATCGCGGCAACGTTTTCAGCGGCGGAAGTTCGACGACCGGCGGCGCGAACAGCACGATCGACAACGTCGAGAACGTTTTTCTGCCGGCGGGCATTCCCGCGGGAACCGCGGTGACGATAACCGTCTCGGCGGCGGCGCTCAACGGCAACGGAATTCTCGGAAACGCCGACGCCACCGACCAGCATTTTGCGCTCGTTGCCTACAACTTCAGCGAAGCCGCGGTGAACCGACCGGCACCGGTCGATTTCGACGGCGACGACAAGACGGACATTTCGATCTTTCGTCCGTCGGTCGGCGAATGGTGGTACCTGAGAAGCGTTGACGGCGGCAACCGCGCATTCCAGTTCGGAACGTCGAACGACAAACTGGTCCCGGGCGATTTTACGGGCGACGGCAAGACCGACATTGCGTTCTGGCGGCCGTCGAACGCGAACTGGTACGTTCTCCGGAGCGAGAATTCGACTTTCTATTCATTCCCGTTCGGCGCGGCGAACGACGTTCCGCTGCCGTATGATTTCGACGGCGACGGCAAAGCGGACGCCGGGATATTCCGCCCGTCGAACGCGACCTGGTACGTATCGAAGTCGTCCGGCGGAACGACGATCCAGCAGTTCGGACTTGCGACCGACATTCCGGCGGTCGGAGATTATGACGGCGACGGCAAGGCCGACATCGCGATCTACCGCCCGAGTCTCGGCCAATGGTGGATACAGCGAAGCGGCGACAATTCGGTCTTCGCGTTCTCGTTCGGTTCGGCTAATGACAAGATCGTGCAGGGTGACTACACCGGCGACGGAAAGGCCGACGGGGCGTTCTTCAGGCCGTCGGACGGAACGTGGTATGTGCTTCGCAGCGAGAATTTCACGTTCTTTTCGGCGCCCTTCGGATTGAGCACCGACGTTCCGTCGCCGGGCGATTACGATGGCGACGGAAAATTTGACTTCGCCGTTTTCCGGCCGGGCAACTCGACGTGGTACATCCAGCGGTCGACCGCCGGAATTCAGATCGCCGGCTTCGGCGCGAACGGGGACGTCTCCGTGCCGAGCGCGTTCGTTCCGTGA
- a CDS encoding TOBE domain-containing protein: MPLKIEKISKRFDNNWVLRDVAFEASDGEIFGLFGANGAGKSVLLQIIGGSESSNGGTVSGTQNGVSIFEMPKPSILGSVFGRTPKAVEHAERARRFSAFVESGAGILVLDEPFEGLDGPVRRECVEHLRAATRGRGLTVVLATRDPEIVFEACDRAALLFDKEVVQTGTPRELYEHPDSVAAARALGLINLIEARRVTKSNSDIPEFHTIEGGHRLFAQKTEKRLLGAINQNVSLAIRPEHVSISFGASFPEDNLLRATVTAVNYRGATTLVTLDAEGLKLEARVLRLVGLSIGEECMVGLPPDRIIVLRS, translated from the coding sequence ATGCCTCTCAAGATCGAGAAAATATCCAAACGATTCGATAACAACTGGGTCCTCCGGGACGTCGCGTTCGAAGCCTCGGACGGCGAGATCTTCGGCCTTTTCGGTGCGAACGGCGCCGGAAAGTCGGTGCTTCTTCAGATCATCGGCGGCAGCGAATCGTCGAACGGAGGCACCGTCTCGGGGACGCAGAACGGAGTTTCGATCTTTGAGATGCCGAAGCCCTCGATCCTCGGTTCGGTCTTCGGCCGAACGCCGAAAGCCGTCGAGCACGCCGAACGCGCAAGGCGCTTCAGTGCGTTTGTCGAAAGCGGGGCCGGCATCCTGGTTCTCGACGAACCGTTCGAAGGTCTCGACGGCCCGGTCAGACGGGAATGCGTCGAGCATCTCCGTGCCGCGACAAGGGGACGCGGACTGACGGTGGTTCTCGCAACACGCGATCCGGAAATTGTCTTTGAGGCGTGCGACCGTGCGGCGCTTCTTTTTGACAAAGAAGTAGTTCAAACCGGCACGCCGCGCGAACTCTACGAACATCCGGATTCGGTTGCGGCGGCGCGGGCCCTCGGCCTCATCAATCTTATCGAAGCGCGCCGGGTCACCAAATCAAACTCGGACATTCCCGAGTTTCATACGATCGAAGGCGGTCACCGGCTGTTTGCCCAGAAGACGGAAAAGCGCCTGCTCGGAGCGATCAATCAGAACGTCTCGCTCGCGATCCGTCCGGAACACGTATCCATTTCGTTTGGCGCGTCGTTTCCGGAAGACAACCTTCTCCGCGCGACGGTCACTGCGGTCAACTACCGCGGCGCGACGACGCTCGTCACGCTCGACGCGGAAGGCCTCAAGCTCGAAGCCCGCGTCCTGCGCCTCGTCGGCCTTAGCATTGGCGAAGAATGTATGGTCGGATTGCCGCCGGATCGAATTATAGTTCTTCGATCGTAG